The genome window AATTTTATTTTCCGAATGTTTTGAGATGAGTTCTTGTAGTTCGATCAAATCACGACTGTGACGTACAAAAGACAGCGCCATCCAGTCTACTTGTAATTCACAAGCAAATATGGCGTCCACGATGTCTTTCTCTGTAAGGGCTGGAAGTGAAATATCTGTTTGAGGAAGATTGACTCCTTTTTTAGATCTTAATGGTCCCCCTTGAATAACTTTAGTGACTACATCTTTTTTTCCATCAGTTGAAATAACTTCAAACATGAGTTTTCCATCATCAAGAAGGATGCGCTCTCCAGCTTTTACATCTCTTGGGAAGTATTCATAATTCATATAAACACGCTCTGCAGTTCCTTTAAAAGGAGTTCCAGTAGAGATGGTAATGATGTCACCAGGGTGCACGACTACTTCTTCTTTCATGACACCTACACGTAATTTAGGACCTTGTAAGTCTCCTAAAATACCAGTGGCAAAACCGTGTTCTTTATTGATGTCGCGTATCATTTGCACGCGCTCTCTTACATCCTCATGGTCTGCATGAGAAAAGTTGATTCTAAATACGTTGACGCCTGCTTTCATCATGGCCAGTAATACTTCTTTAGTAGAAGTGGCTGGTCCTAGAGTCGCGACAATTTTAGTTTTTTTAGTGTTTGGCATTATTCAAATATTAAATAATCTTGTTGTTTAATTTTAAAAGTATCTACAGGATAGACACTTATTACTTGAGGTATTTCCCCAAGGGCATTTATTAGTTTTTTAACTGGAAAGAAGTCGGCATCTTTCTCGATTTTAAGTAAAAAATCAACTGTTCCATATTCTTTAATCAGAACGGTTTTAACTTGCGTCGTCTCTTCATTATCAAATAAACCTAAGGACACTTTTTCTTGATTTGAAATTCCCCAGTATTTATTAGGTATCAGATAAAAAGGGGCGTTTTGCTCCTTGTCAAAATATTTATACACTGGATAATTTGCAGTATATGCTTGCTGCAAAATATCTTGATCTACCGCTGTTCTCCTAAAGCCTATCTCTAAGTACTTATTAATGAAGTAAGCCATTCTGTAAGGCTCTGATGTAGAGTGTATAGCGATAAGTATATACGGCTCTTCTTCTAATTCCCAATCTGTTAATTTGTGAACAGCCATCTGTTATCTTGTTTAACCTTGCTAATTTAAGAAGACTAGAGGCAAATTTACCGCGTAATAACCTTAAATAAAGGTAAAATATTACGAAAACGATAGTAGCTAGCAATCTATTTTGATAATTTGCTATTATCCACTTGTAGTGGATTTTGAATAGTGACAAAATAAGGAAGAGGAACTAAGAGCAAGCTCAGGTCTTGATTTAAATTTTAGTTTGCATTTCAAGGCTTTCTAAAACTTGTCTTGAAGAGCAAAAAAAGCCCTTTTACTGGCCTTCTCTTCTGCTTTTTTCTTAGAAGTAGCTCTGGCTTTTGCAATAATGCGATTGTCGATGGTGAGTTTTACGGCAAAATGTCTGACCTCATCTGCACCTGTATCTTCATAGGTGTTGTATTCAAATTTTTTCTTATGCTTCTGACACCATTCTATCAGAAGACTTTTATAAGAGATGACCTTGCCTTCTAGTTTTTCAATATCCACGTAAGGTTCAATAATTTTTTTACAAATAAACTTTTTACAGGCGGCGTAACCACGATCGAGATATACGGCTCCTACTAAAGCTTCAAATAAATTACCGTGAATATTTGCACCAAAATTGCGCGTTGGGACTTGCGTCTGCGCATATTTAATCAAGCCAAAATCTTGACCTAATTCATTGAGGTGTTCACGACTTACGATTTTAGAACGCATTTTAGTTAAATAGCCTTCATCACCACTCGGCACTTTATTATAAATGTATTCTGCTATAACCGCGCCTAGAATAGCATCACCTAGAAACTCTAAACGCTCATAACTTTGCGCAAATCCTTTGACTGTTTTTAGGCCCATTGATTTATGAGTAAAGGCAGTCTCAAAAATAGAAATGTCTTTAGCTTTTAAGCCAGTCATCTTTTTTATTGCATCAGTTAAACCTTCGTTAGTAGGTGTACTACTTCTAGATTTAAATATTTTGCGAATTCTATTCATACGAATGAAAAGACCTGATTAGATCTTTCTGAAAGCAAGGCAACAGTTATGTCCACCAAATCCGAAAGTGTTACTCAAGGCAACGTTTACCTCTCTTATTTCAGGTTGGTTCAATACAAGTCTTAAGGAAGGATCAATATTTTCATCTATGGTGGTGTGGTTGATCGTAGGAGGAATAATTCCTTCTCGTATAGCCATTACACTAGCGATAGATTCTATGGCACCAGCAGCACCTAATAAGTGACCAGTCATTGACTTTGTAGAATTTATACTAATTTTAGAAGCATGTTCACCAAAAACGGCTTTAATAGCCTTTAACTCTGCAACATCACCTAGCGGTGTAGAAGTTCCATGAGTATTGATGTGATCTACATCTTCAGGATTGATTCCTGCATTTTGTAATGTGTTTTTCATTACTGCTATTACTCCACGTCCCTCAGGGTCTGGAGCTGTAATGTGATACGCGTCGCTAGAAAAACCACCACCTATAACCTCAGCATAGATTTTTGCTCCACGAGCTTTTGCATATTCATAATCTTCTAGTACCAAAGCTCCAGCGCCTTCCCCTAGAACAAAACCATCTCTGGTGGCATCAAATGGACGGCTTGCTGTTTGTGGGCTATCGTTGCGAGTAGAAAGAGCATGCATGGCATTAAAACCGCCCATCCCTGCTTGAGCAATGGCAGCTTCAGAACCACCGGTTACTATTACATCACAATGTCCTAATTTAATATAATTAACTGCGTCTAGCATGGCATTTGCGCTAGAAGCACAAGCAGATACCGTAGTGTAATTGGGACCCATAAAACCATATTTAATAGAAATATGAGCTGGGGCAATATCTGCAATCATTTTTGGTATAAAGAAAGGATTAAAACGAGGGACACCGTTACCAGTGGCAAACGCTTTAACTTCTTCCTGAAAAGTTTCTAGACCACCTATTCCAGCACCCCAGATAACACCGACTCTATATTTATCTATAGAGTCGGTATCTAATCCAGAGTCGGCTATAGCTTCATCTCCTGCTACCAGTGCATACTGGGCAAATCGATCCATGCGTCTAGCCTCCTTGCGGTCTATGAAATCAGTCACATTGAAGTTCTTGATTTCACAAGCGAATTTTGTCTTGAAATGTTCTGTATCAAAATAAGTGATAGGAGCACAACCGCTCTTACCAGTTTTTAATGCCTCCCAATATTCCTGTAGGTTATTCCCTATAGGAGTAAGGGCACCCATTCCTGTAATGACAACTCGCTTTAATTCCATGTAATATAAATTACGCTTTTGCTTCTTCGATGTATGAAACAGCTTGACCTACAGTAGCGATGTTTTCAGCTTGGTCGTCTGGGATCTGGATATCAAATTCTTTCTCAAATTCCATGATCAACTCAACTGTATCGAGTGAATCTGCGCCTAAGTCGTTTGTGAAGCTTGCTTCTGTTACAACTTCGTTTTCGTCAACACCTAATTTGTCTACGATAATCGCTTTTACTCTTGATGCAATGTCTGACATAATAATCTAATTTTAATTTTAAATGAATTGCAAAAATAACAAACTTTGGGTTAAAACCATCTTTTAGCTAATTGAGTTAACTTGCAATTTCATTTATTTTTATAATAATAATGAATTCACCTCTGGCTTTACAACTAGCCAACCCTATAAATATATGAAAAAAATAGTAATTCTAGCGAGTGGTAATGGTACTAATGCTCAGGCGATTATTGACCATTTTGCAAGTTCTAAACTGGTTACAGTTTCTTTGATTTTGTCTAATAAACCCCAAGCTTATGTGTTAGAAAGAGGCACAAAAGCCGGTATTTCTGTGATGAGTTTTAACAGATTTGCTTTCGCGAAAGCGGAACACGTACAACGCCTTTTAAATCAGGAACAGCCTGATTTGATTGTTCTTGCTGGGTTTCTATGGAAAATTCCATCATTTTTAATTCAAGATCATCCAAATAAAATTATTAACATTCATCCAGCTTTATTACCTAATTATGGTGGTAAAGGCATGTACGGCATGAATGTGCACCGCGCAATTATTGAAAATAAAGAGACAGAAAGCGGCATTAGCATACATTATGTAACTGAAAATTATGATGAAGGCGCTATTATTAAGCAAGCGACTTGTTCTATAGCTAAGACCGATACTGCTGAAGACCTCGCAGCAAAAATTCACCTATTGGAACAAGAGTATTTTGCAACAACCATTGAAGAATTATTGAGTTAATGGCTAAAAAAAAGAAATTTTATGTAGTTTGGATTGGCAGCAAACCTGGTATTTATAAAACTTGGGCAGAATGCCAAGTCCAAACAAAAGGGTATCCAAAAGCTAAATATAAAGGTTTTCCAACGTATCAAATTGCTGAAAAAGCGTTTCTAGATGGACCTTTGGAGCATTGGGGAAAAGATAAATTTTATTCAACTTTATCAGAAGAGCAGTTAAAGTTAATTGGAAAACCAATACAGGATTCTATGACTGTTGATGCAGGTTGTCAAGGTGTTCCTGGTCCTATGGATTATCAAGGTGTCGATTATTTTACCGGACAAGTAGTTTTTCGTAAAGGACCATTTCCGAACTCTACAAATAATGTAGGAGAATATTTAGCGTTAGTTCATGCCTTGGCATTAATGAAAAAAAAAAATGATAAACGTCCTATTTATTCTGATAGTAAAATCGCAATATCATGGGTAAAAAACAAACAACATAGAACTAACCTTAAAAGATCAAAATTGAATAAAGAATCATTTGAACTTTTAGAAAGAGCTGATAGATGGCTTGAACAGAACACTTATGTAAATAAAATACTTAAATGGGAAACAAAGGCTTGGGGAGAAATTCCAGCCGACTTTGGAAGAAAATAAGTATTAAAATGCCATCAATAATCTTTTCGCAATGAAAGAGGTAATGGAATGGTTGCGATGGAACGTTTATATTATTTTAATCATAAGACTTACACATGAAAGTGTAATAGTTTTATTTTCTATTTTATAATTACTCAATTTTACGTAAGCAAGAACAAACATTTGAACTCCTTTGAAATTAAGGTTAAGTAATTTATTATTTGTGACGAGTTGTTTTCTTACAAATAAATATTTATTTTTAAGATCAAATAATTGCTACTTCCCTTCCCTGAGCAATTATTCCAAATACATTTTTATGAAAAATCTCTTTAAAGATTCGTCAAACCGCATTTATTGTGGTTTCGTTTTAATCCTATCGCTATGTTCATTAATCGCCTGCGACAGCGACGACGCACCATCGCAAGAAAGTTTATTACCACCCATTACCATGACAGGAGAAAATACCTTTGGGTGTTTAATCGATGGTAAGTTCTTTAGACCTAGGGACGGCAACAATTCTATAGGTGGAGACAGCAAAGGTTTGAGAATTATTACAACAGAAACCACTAATGTTGAGTATAAGATAGAGGATTTTGCGAGTAGTAGGTCAGCTAGTTTACTTATTCATATTGAAAATTTTCAAAACGATTCAGCAAGCAATTATGAGTTTCAAGAGTCTAATGGGTTGCGTGGTATTGATGGTTTAAATAATAATTATGCTCATTGTAGAATATGGAAAAATGAAGAAGTAGGTTATCAAAGGTATGTTACTTTTCCAAATTCAGGAATGATAAATATAACTAACAGAATAATACAAGGACAGGCAGATTATCATCATGCAACTTTTGATTTAAAAATGATAAATACATCAATCCAAAACGATACAATTACAATAAGACTTGGAAGATTTGACTTAGAATCTTTTACACTGGATTGGAAAGATTGGGACTAAACTATGTTAACTAAAACCAAAAAATACTTTAAAATGAAAATAAGAAAATATATTATATATGTGTGGATTTCAATATCTATGTGTATCATTACTGCTCAGAATCAAGTACAAAATCTTGACGATGCCTTAATAAATATTAATCAATCTAGTGTAGATAGCGGTATCATTTATGAGCGTACCATGCAACTAGCTAATCTTTATAACTTCAATAGAGAAGAAGGTTTTAATATTGCTTATTACAAATATTTTAGACAAGCGTTACTAGAAATATACAATACGAGTAATTATCACGTTATCAGCAGTTAATTCATTATATTTAAATAGTTTAAAAATTACGCTTTCGCGAAAACCTAAAAATTTGAATCATGAAAACCATTTACCTACTTCTCATAATTTTGCTAGCCACAGCTTGCGACAGCGATGACGCACCATCGCAAGAATCTCTCTTACCACCTATTACCATGACAGGAGAAAATACCTTTGGGTGTTTGATTGATGGTAAGTTTTTTAAGCCTAGGGATGGTGGAAGTACGATAAGTACTGGGAATAAAGGAATGAGAGTATTGAGAACTGAAGAAAAGAACCTTGAAATTTCTGTATTTGATTTTAAAAGTGAGAAAAGAACTAGTTTATATATTCATCTAGAAGACGTTTATTTAAATGGGCAAGGATATTATCCATTATTCCAAGCAACAGGATTAAGAGGCTTAGATGGTCCGAATCATAATTATATCTATTGTATTTTATGGAAGAACAATAATTATGAAGTTTTCTATTCCTATGAAAACTCAGGAAACTTTTTAATTAGTAAAATTGATACTATGTTGACAAATAAAAGAATATTTGCTGGAGAGTTTGATGTGGTTTTAAATAATATAGATAGAACAGATTCCATTCAGTTAAGCTTAGGGCGTTTTGATATTGAAACACAGTCATTGTCATCTACATCATTCGAGTAGAAGAAAACAACACAAAAAGTTATACACCTATGAAAAAAATTATAGAGGTCAGTAGCTAGTTACCTATTAATTTGTTTTGATAGATAATTTCTGAATTTACCATTCTAGTAACCAAATTATTAAATATTGTTGCTTTAGTCTGTGATCTATTTATTCTAAAGCAAAACTCGTTAAAGTATCTATTTAAATTGTGTTCGCTCACCCATGAAAATGTTGTTCTAATCCAAGATTTTACCTGATGAATCATTGTATGCAATGCTTTAAAATTTAATCCTCCATTACTCTTTATCTGAGTGATGTCGTAAGCCTTTGAAATAGGTCGATATCCTCGCCACTCATCTGTAACAACCTTTGCATCACCACTGATATGATTAACAAAAACATACTGTAGAGACTGCGCCGAGAAGTCTTCAATTTTCATGGCGTACATCCTTTTTACTTTTCCATCTTCTGTGAGTTGTACGGCAGTGATAGCCTTCTTTTTCTTTCCTGAATAACTCCTACCAGTCTTGCCTGGATCTTTACCACCTATAACAAATTCATCTACGTGAACTTCGCCATCCATAGGATTATTACCACTTGGAGACATAGCTTCACGAACCTTCATCATAAAAAGCCTGGCGGTCTTTTCAGTTACACCATAGCGCACACCCATATAACTAGCTGAAAGGCTTTTGGTTGTAGTAGCCATTTCAAAACAAATGAAAAAAGCCTTTCTCACACCGAACTTAACCTTATGAAAAAGCGTATTTGCAGTAGCAGATTCAGTATGAGCGCAAATATTACATTGTCGACCAAAATTCTTTACAGACTGATATCTGGAATGATTACATTTCAGACATTTATAAGCGGTCTTTGACTTAATTAATGATAGGTATTCTTTACAATCCGCATCGGTTTTGAAGCGATCAGAGAACTCTAGAAGATTTTGACCCTTGAAAATGTCCATAAAATAGTGTCTTTGTTGACCTACAAGATAAGCAATTAACTACTGACCTCTATTATTTTAATCATAAGACCTATACATGAAAGTGTATTAGTTTTATTTTCTATTTTATAATTACATAATTTTACGTCACCAAGAACAAAGATTTGAACTCCTTTGAAATTAAGGTTAAGTAATTTATTATTTGTGACGAGTTGTTTTCTTACAAATAAATATATATCTTTAAAATTAAATAATTGCTACTTCCCTTCCCTGAGCAATTATTCCAAATACATTTTTATGAAAAATCTCTTTAAAGATTCGTCAAACCACATTTATTGCGGTTTCGTTTTAATCCTATCGCTATGTTTATTAATTGCCTGCGACAGCGATGACGCACCATCGCAAGAATCTCTCTTACCACCTATTACCATGACAGGAGAAAATACCTTTGGGTGTTTGATTGATGGGAAATTCTTTAGACCTAGGGATGGTAACACCTCAATTAATGCAGCAAATAGAGGTTTGAGGATTTTGCGATCTGAAACCAATAATATAGAGTTTGAAATCCATGATTTCAAGACTAATGTTGCTAGAACCTTCATAATTCATGTTGAGGATTTACTACTATCTGGTGAAGGTATTTATGAAGTAAACACATCGAATGGTTTACGAAGTTTAGATGGTAACAATAATTCTTACATTCATTGTATAACCAAAAGTCCTCTTACTGATGAGCAGGCGTTTTACACATCTTACGACAATTCTGGAAACATTTTTATTGAGGAACTGCTTTTAGATTCATTAAACGGTAATATCATCTCTGGAACCTTTAATGCTAAGTTGACTAATATTCTAAATCCACAAGACACTGTTTTAATTAACAAAGGACGATTTGATATTAACTCAATAACAATATTACAAACCGCTTTTAACTAAAAGGCTGCTCATAATAATGACTGCTCTTAAACGCTTAACAACCAACGAAACTTTATCACTTAACATATTAAATCTATGAAAAAAATAATTCTTATTGTAGGATTAGTACTATCATTATGCAATGGTGTTGCTCAAAATCAAGGAAACTCTCTTGACGATGCTCTAAATAATATTAATCAATCTGCGGTAAGCAGTGGGATTATTTATGAGCGTACGATGCAACTTGCTAACCTTTATAACTTCAATAGAGAACAAGGTTTTAATATCGCTGATTATAAATATTTCAGACAAGCGTTATTAGAAATGCATAATGCAAGTAACAAAAATTTATTTCTTAATCTTGATCAGCTAGATTCTCAATTAGAACAAGAAGCTCAAAATTTAGTTCCTATAGGCATTTTAAATACAGACTTTCAATTATTAAATTATAATATAGATAATGAGCAGGCTGGTGGTTTGCTTTATGATAGTGAAGAAAATGAGTTCGCACAAATAAGTGGAAAACTTCCTTTTTATACCTTACATACAACAGTTATTGCACCGCTTAAAAAAGCAGTGGAAGGAAACTATGTTACCTATAAGCTCAACATCAATTATTTGTTTCAAAATCAGCAACAAAAGATCAAGACTTTATCCGCAGATTTTGGTGATGGTGTTAACCGAACGTTAATTACTAATCAACAACTTATTTCTCAAAATATTTCAGTTCCTTATGCTACTAGTGGTGTTAAAACTGCTACTTATCAAGTTATTTATGAAGATAACACTACACTAACTACACATTCTACCATCTACTTTAAGAAAACACAAGGTTTACAAAAGAGTATAGGATTGCTTTGTGCTGGTACGGTTGGTTTAGGATCTACTAAAAATGATACCTTACAAGCCGATATATCTTTTCAAGGTTATAATAATGATCCGTCTGATCCTAATCGAGATCCAACTATTAAAGCCAAAATACAATACCGCACTTATTTTGCAGATAATAACTCTACTGGAATAGTGAATAATCCTATCATCCTATTAGATGGTTTTGATCCAGGAGATAAACGTAAAATAGAAGATTGTGATTGTGAAAATGATGCAGATTGTTTAAGTGATAATTTAAATAATGATGGTAGTTTTAATGGTGGTGAATATAGGAGTATAGTTGATTTACAAAATTATACAGATAATTTAGGATTTACTCAAAATGTATTAAACTCTTTAAGAGAACAAGGCTTTGATGTCATTATTGTTAACCATCCTACTTATAAGACAGATGATTTAAACACTTCACAAGTTATAATTGATGAAGTAGAAATAGATGGTGGGGCTTATTATATAGAGAGCAATGCCTTTGCACTGGTAAAATTATTACAACTTACTAAACAAGAGCTAGCTAGCAACGGCAGTACAGCACAAATAAAACTTATAGGGCCTAGTATGGGCGGTCAGATTGCAAAATATGCTCTCGCCTATATGGAGAAGCAAGAAGAGTTAACTGGTGCAGCAGTATGGGATCATAATGTATCACATTATGTGAGCTTTGATAGTCCGCATCTAGGAGCAAATATACCTCTAGGAGATCAAGCGCTGCTTTATTTATTAAGTGGCGAGTCTGCTGCGGCCAATGATTTTTATTACAACGAATTAGGTAGTCCAGCATCCAAGCAACAATTAATAGAATTTCATCAACCTAAAATGATAAATGTTTTAGGCATGCAAGTTCCTAGTAATTCTGAAGTTCAACAATCACTTCTAAATGCCAGAACAGTTTCACAAGGATTTTCACAAGATCGTGGTAATGAATTTTTCAAAATACACTATAACAACCAATTCAACAATGGGGTTTCAGGCTCCAATGGTTTCCCAATAAAGACCGTTAATCTTGCCGTAGTAAATGGTTCTTTGACAGGAAGTACCTTAACAGATTATGTAGAAGATGAGCGATCTTATCATTTTGCGCCAGATGGTGAACGTGTATTTAGTGCCACCGCTCATGCACGAGTTAAAATAGATTTACCTATAGGTAATATAGTATTTAGAGTTCAAGTGGGAAGTTTTGATTCCCATTTTATGCCGTCTATGGGAAGCTCTAAAAAGAAAATCGCTAGATTTAATTCACTGCGTAGCTCAGAAAAAATAACTAAAGCACCTAATTTTAATAATCGAGGGAATATGGATAACGTTCCAGGAGGTTATTTTGATGTTCAAGGTCAGATTCAAAGTTCTGTTGAAGATGGACCTCCGCCATTTGATACAGTTAACCATATTCCCCTTATACCTTCTGTTCGAGGTTTTCTTTACTCACAATTTCATTTGTTCGGAGCAAATGTAAGTGGAGAATACCGATTTAGTAAAAACAACAATCCTATCAATTCTTTTATCCCAACATACTCAGCAATAGCGCATTTAAATCCTGATCAAGATTGGGGCAATCCTTTAGATTTTGACCTTACTTGTGAGTCAAATATTCTTACTCCATTTGACAGTTACTTTGGCGAGAGTTTAAATACAGAGCATGTCAGTTTTAATCAAAAAAGTATAGATTGGTTGCTAGGTAATTTTGCCTTGGATGTTGGAGATGTTTTAGATCCAGTTTTCCCTATCAATACCACTAGCTTTTCCAGTCCAGAAACTATGTGTGTAGGTGACATTGTTACCATAGGGTTTGAAGATGAGTGTAAAGTGGCAAGTGCTCCTACCTATATAGTGCATAGTGATAATTTAAGAATAGTTTCTCAAAATGGATATTCTGCACAGGTAGAAGCACTGTCAAATGGTGTAGGCTACATACAAGTAAACATCAACAATAGTGTTGGTCCTTCACAAGGCTTCAGTCGTCAAATACATGTAGGTACTCCTAATTTAGACAATGCCTTTGTTACTGAAATTGATTCGGGCACATTTTTATCTCTTTATCCACCTAGTAATTTCTGTGATTTAGTAGCATTGAGAATAGATGGGATAGAGCGATTTGATCTTGTAGATGAAATTGAAATGCAAAAATTACCTATATCTATAGCTTACTGGGATGGTGATCAAAGAACAGGAACAGATAATACTTTAGGCATATACCCTAATTGTAATGAACTATTTAGATTTCAAGTTAGAGCTAGAAATGCTTGTGGGTGGTCAGAATGGGTAGAATTTGTAAAAGATATAGATGGCTGTGCTAACGATTGCTCTACCACAAGTTCAAGCAATATCGTAAGTAACAATTTCATTATTTCTCCCGTTCCTGCGAGTACCATAATAGCTATAGACATGGTACAAAATCCAGAATGGACTTTTTATACTAAAGCATGTAGTGATGGACTTACAGATATAGGAGGAACCTCCCATTGTACTTATTTTGTGAGTATTCAATTGTATGACTTTAGTGGTAATCAAGTTATAAATATTTCTCATCATGAGTTAGGTACTTCATTTGATATTTCACATCTAACCACAGGTACTTATGTTATGCATGTTACTCATGGTAATCAAACTGAAACACATCAAGTACCCATCAATTAATAGTCTAATTTCTTAAGTAAAAGCCTCTATTTAACGTAGAGGCTTTTATTCTTAATGCCAACTAAGATTACCTAATTAATACCGCTTTTGTACTTAAACAAGTTAAGTATGAACTTCTATTTTCAATAAAGAAAATAGAAAGCGTGATAAAAACGACCTTCATACATCTTTAACAACATAAATTTTACCAAACCATCATCTTGCATTACTTTTGCTTATTCAAATTAATTCTAAATAAGGCTTGATAACTACCGTAGCAGATTTAAAGAGAGGAGAAACCGCAATCATCAAGGAATTTGATGAGATAGATGTACCATTAAAATTACTTGAAATGGGTTGTTTACCTGGTAATCGAGTAACCATGATGCAGTCAGCACCATTCAAAGATCCTATTTATCTCGATATTAATGGAACTCATCTTGCCATTAGAAGAGAAACAGCAGTCACAATTAGGGTAGAACTCGATGGGTAAATCAATCAATGTATCACTAATAGGTAATCCTAATACAGGAAAAACCTCTCTATTCAAT of Nonlabens sp. Ci31 contains these proteins:
- a CDS encoding ferrous iron transport protein A, whose amino-acid sequence is MITTVADLKRGETAIIKEFDEIDVPLKLLEMGCLPGNRVTMMQSAPFKDPIYLDINGTHLAIRRETAVTIRVELDG
- a CDS encoding T9SS type A sorting domain-containing protein; translation: MKKIILIVGLVLSLCNGVAQNQGNSLDDALNNINQSAVSSGIIYERTMQLANLYNFNREQGFNIADYKYFRQALLEMHNASNKNLFLNLDQLDSQLEQEAQNLVPIGILNTDFQLLNYNIDNEQAGGLLYDSEENEFAQISGKLPFYTLHTTVIAPLKKAVEGNYVTYKLNINYLFQNQQQKIKTLSADFGDGVNRTLITNQQLISQNISVPYATSGVKTATYQVIYEDNTTLTTHSTIYFKKTQGLQKSIGLLCAGTVGLGSTKNDTLQADISFQGYNNDPSDPNRDPTIKAKIQYRTYFADNNSTGIVNNPIILLDGFDPGDKRKIEDCDCENDADCLSDNLNNDGSFNGGEYRSIVDLQNYTDNLGFTQNVLNSLREQGFDVIIVNHPTYKTDDLNTSQVIIDEVEIDGGAYYIESNAFALVKLLQLTKQELASNGSTAQIKLIGPSMGGQIAKYALAYMEKQEELTGAAVWDHNVSHYVSFDSPHLGANIPLGDQALLYLLSGESAAANDFYYNELGSPASKQQLIEFHQPKMINVLGMQVPSNSEVQQSLLNARTVSQGFSQDRGNEFFKIHYNNQFNNGVSGSNGFPIKTVNLAVVNGSLTGSTLTDYVEDERSYHFAPDGERVFSATAHARVKIDLPIGNIVFRVQVGSFDSHFMPSMGSSKKKIARFNSLRSSEKITKAPNFNNRGNMDNVPGGYFDVQGQIQSSVEDGPPPFDTVNHIPLIPSVRGFLYSQFHLFGANVSGEYRFSKNNNPINSFIPTYSAIAHLNPDQDWGNPLDFDLTCESNILTPFDSYFGESLNTEHVSFNQKSIDWLLGNFALDVGDVLDPVFPINTTSFSSPETMCVGDIVTIGFEDECKVASAPTYIVHSDNLRIVSQNGYSAQVEALSNGVGYIQVNINNSVGPSQGFSRQIHVGTPNLDNAFVTEIDSGTFLSLYPPSNFCDLVALRIDGIERFDLVDEIEMQKLPISIAYWDGDQRTGTDNTLGIYPNCNELFRFQVRARNACGWSEWVEFVKDIDGCANDCSTTSSSNIVSNNFIISPVPASTIIAIDMVQNPEWTFYTKACSDGLTDIGGTSHCTYFVSIQLYDFSGNQVINISHHELGTSFDISHLTTGTYVMHVTHGNQTETHQVPIN